TATTGTACAATTTGTAATCTCATCCAATTTAGGAACAGTTTATTACGATAACCTTTATTTACACAAAAACACTACTTTAGGTGTTGAAGATCATATTTTGGCTCAATTAAAAACATATCCTAATCCTACAAAAGGAAATTGGACTATTAAAACAGCAGATATTGAAATGCAGTCCATTTGTGTATACGATGCCTTAGGAAAAACAGTTTTATCACTTAATCCAAATAGTAGAGAAACTACAATTGATGCATCTGGCTTAAGGTCTGGTTTATATTTTGCTCAAATAAAAACAACAAGTGGTTTGGCAAGCATAAAGCTTATTAAGAATTAATTTGTTTAGTTTAGTAGCTTTTTTAAGCAAAGGGTATGGTTTTAATTATCATGCCCTTTTTTATGCATTAATGTTAAATCGAATCTTCATCAGGACGTTAGTTTTAAAATATTTCTTTACTTTGTATAGAAACCCTCTCATTTTCTATGATTGATGATATTTTAACGGCTATCCCCTTCGGAATTATACTTGCTTTTACCATTGGGCCAGTATTTTTTGTGCTGCTTGAAACGAGTGCCACAAAGGGGTTTAGAAGTGCCTTAATTTTTGATTTGGGCGTTATATTGGCCGATATCATTTTCATTATAATCGCGTTTTACAGTACCAATAATCTGCGTGGAAAAATAAGTAACGACCCTAGTTTTTTAATATTTGGCGGTGTTTTGTTGGTAGTTTACGGCATTATTTCATTTATGAAAACGTCCAAATCATTCCGGGCTATTGTAAAAGAATACCATAAAGTAGAAATAAAAAAAGGTTATGGAAAACTTTTCGTTAAGGGTTTTTTGCTCAATTTTATCAATATTGGTGTGCTTTTGGGTTGGCTTGGGTTTATTGTGTTGGGCGATTCGTTAACCAGTTCAGAGCATGGTAGTTTTATTTTTATTTTGGGTATGCTAATCTCCTATTTTATTTGCGATATTATCAAGATTTTAATTGCAAAAAAGCTCAAGGCAAAACTTACACCACGGCTCATTTTTAAAACTAAAAAAATAATAGCCCTTGTTATTTTAGGCTTTGGGGTATTATTGTTTTTACAAGGTGTATTCCCTAAAACTTATGAGAAGAACAAAGAAAAATTGGAACAGATTAGCCCGATAAATTGATAAGTTTTTTGTCAAGGGTTCGTTTAACGTTGATGAATAAGATTAGTTGCTTCTATCAGCAACTGCAAACTGAATAGAAAATCCGCGAGGATTTTCGTAGGCAAACTAAAACTAACAATTAATTTTATACGGCTTGTTGTGTGTAGTTTTTTTATTTATAAAATTCTTGTTCATTAACTTTAATTGTGGTTAATTCAACCGTATGTCCATCGAGGTCTTTTGTGTATATTGAATCAAAATAATAATGGTCTTGGATATTAAATTCCAGATTCAATTCTGTATATCTTTTTTTAGCTTTTTCAAAATTATCATTTGTCACATTAAATGCGAAATGGTCAATTTTTACATTTTTTGAAGTTGGTTCAAGTTTAGTGTCAGTTGTATTTGCTGGAAACAATGCGATTCCTGACTTTCCTGAAAGTAAAAAGATTGGAAAGTCTCCCCATTCGGGCAATTGATATCGTTTCAGTCCCAATACTTTTTCATACCATTTTGCAGAAGCGTCCATATTAGCGACTCTAATTGCTACATGATCTAAAAATTCAATGTCTATTTTATGCTTTTTATTTGTCATTTTTTAAATTACACACAACTTTAAGGATATGCGTCCTCTTAATGACTCGTATCCGAGGTTAAACGAAATTAGTCGAAATTTTTTACAAAGTCAAATATGAAACATAAAAAAAGCTCCCAGAACCAACTGGAAGCTTTTGTTGAGGCGTCGAGCGGATTCGAACCGCTGTAAAAGGTTTTGCAGACCTCTGCCTAGCCACTCGGCCACGACGCCAGTTTTTATATGGCTATCAAAACATATTTTGATAAACCTTTGAAATGGTCATTCCCGAGGCGTCGGGAATCTGCTGCAAATGTAAAAAAAAATAACACTTATCAATAGTTAAAATTAATTTTTACGCTCTTCGGTCATTTTAATCGTTACGCGCTCTACATCACCACCAATGGGCGGATTGAGTTTGCTTACCCAAACCGTAGCTTTGGTTACTAGATTATCTTCATTAAAAATACGGGTTAAAATGCGCTTTGCTACAGTTTCCAATAAGTGCGAAGCTGTGCTCATTTCTTCTTTAATAACCCTATTGAGAAACACATAGTCAACCGTGTCACTTAACTTATCGGTATTGGCCGAGGTTTGTAGATTGGCTTCCACCTCCAGATCTACACGATAGTCGCTTCCTATTTTGGTTTCTTCCTTAAGGCAGCCGTGGTAAGCAAATATCCGTATGTTTTCAACTTTAATAATTCCCATGTTAGCGTATTAAAATCTCGATTATCGAGCAAAATTACCTAATTTTACACAGAATTTTGAACTAACCCGATTAGTTTCTGTAATAGGATTAAAAATTTATGTCTGAAGAAAGAAAATCGCTCAACTTTATCGAGCAAATTATAGAGGAAGATTTAGCCAATGGCATGCCAAAAAGCCATTTGCGTTTTCGTTTTCCACCAGAACCCAATGGGTATTTGCATATTGGGCACACCAAAGCCATTGGCATTAGTTTTGGTTTGGGCGAATATTACAATGCACCTGTAAACCTTCGTTTTGACGATACCAATCCCGCCAAAGAAGAACAGGAATATGTAGATGCCATTAAGAAAGATGTAGCTTGGTTGGGCTACCAATGGGATAAAGAATTATTCTCTTCCGATTATTTTCAGCAACTTTACGATTGGGCCGTTCAACTCATTAAGGACGATAAAGCCTATGTAGATTCACAAAGCAGTGAGGCTATGGCCGAACAAAAAGGAACGCCTACTCAACCTGGTGTTGATGGCCCTTACAGAGATAGAAGCGTAGAGGAAAACCTCGATTTGTTCGAGCGCATGAAGAACGGTGAGTTTGAAGAAGGCGAACACGTATTGCGTGCCAAAATAGACATGCAGCATCCCAACATGCTTATGCGCGACCCACTAATGTATCGTATTTTAAAGAAATCGCACCACCGCACAGGAAG
This genomic stretch from Flavobacteriaceae bacterium GSB9 harbors:
- a CDS encoding VOC family protein; translation: MTNKKHKIDIEFLDHVAIRVANMDASAKWYEKVLGLKRYQLPEWGDFPIFLLSGKSGIALFPANTTDTKLEPTSKNVKIDHFAFNVTNDNFEKAKKRYTELNLEFNIQDHYYFDSIYTKDLDGHTVELTTIKVNEQEFYK
- a CDS encoding LysE family translocator is translated as MIDDILTAIPFGIILAFTIGPVFFVLLETSATKGFRSALIFDLGVILADIIFIIIAFYSTNNLRGKISNDPSFLIFGGVLLVVYGIISFMKTSKSFRAIVKEYHKVEIKKGYGKLFVKGFLLNFINIGVLLGWLGFIVLGDSLTSSEHGSFIFILGMLISYFICDIIKILIAKKLKAKLTPRLIFKTKKIIALVILGFGVLLFLQGVFPKTYEKNKEKLEQISPIN
- the folB gene encoding dihydroneopterin aldolase gives rise to the protein MGIIKVENIRIFAYHGCLKEETKIGSDYRVDLEVEANLQTSANTDKLSDTVDYVFLNRVIKEEMSTASHLLETVAKRILTRIFNEDNLVTKATVWVSKLNPPIGGDVERVTIKMTEERKN